The following proteins are encoded in a genomic region of Paenibacillus sp. FSL R7-0273:
- a CDS encoding accessory gene regulator B family protein — protein sequence MEAEEAVKMGFTESLACKMAEKLNKGREGEYIDYLKMKLGFEMLLINLSKLVLVYGAAILFHLLWQTLLMHAAYYTIRKTAFGLHANSSLMCSISSTAIFIGIPYLCEQYIRFNNIQIGIIGLLATLLLYRYAPADTDKFPLLGKERREKLRKATTRASVLIVLTALVIPSPTVKALLLSGILLQVIMILPITYKLLKRSYNNYENYDAKNV from the coding sequence ATGGAAGCTGAAGAAGCAGTAAAGATGGGATTTACCGAATCGCTGGCCTGCAAAATGGCCGAGAAATTAAACAAGGGGCGTGAGGGAGAATACATTGATTACCTGAAAATGAAGCTTGGCTTTGAAATGCTGCTGATTAATCTGAGTAAACTGGTTCTGGTGTACGGAGCTGCCATCCTGTTCCATCTGCTCTGGCAGACATTATTGATGCACGCAGCCTACTACACTATCCGCAAAACAGCCTTTGGGCTCCATGCAAACAGCAGCTTGATGTGCAGCATATCAAGTACTGCCATATTCATAGGCATACCGTATTTATGCGAACAGTACATAAGGTTTAACAACATACAGATAGGAATCATTGGTTTACTGGCTACCTTGCTGCTTTACCGTTATGCACCGGCGGATACAGATAAATTTCCGCTGCTGGGCAAAGAAAGAAGAGAAAAGCTAAGAAAAGCTACAACAAGGGCCAGTGTGCTGATTGTGCTAACCGCCCTGGTAATTCCAAGCCCCACTGTCAAGGCTTTGCTGCTGTCGGGAATTCTGCTTCAAGTGATAATGATTCTCCCAATAACCTATAAACTATTGAAAAGGAGCTATAATAATTATGAAAACTATGACGCAAAGAATGTTTAA
- a CDS encoding cyclic lactone autoinducer peptide, giving the protein MKTMTQRMFNEVKEGMSRTVRSAAIKSGDIAMETCCSYLFHEPKIPMELLKASAEK; this is encoded by the coding sequence ATGAAAACTATGACGCAAAGAATGTTTAACGAGGTAAAAGAAGGAATGTCCAGAACAGTGAGAAGTGCAGCAATCAAGAGCGGTGACATTGCGATGGAAACCTGCTGCTCGTATTTGTTCCATGAGCCTAAAATTCCAATGGAGCTGCTCAAAGCTTCTGCTGAAAAATAA